TCCTATTCTAGGGACAACGGTATCTATAACTATTCACGATGGAAATGGAGTGAACAACAGTGGTGTATTAGTAACAGGTTTTGCCAGAATTGTGAATAACACTACCTTTACAGGAACACTAAGCTTAGCAGGATACTTTTTAGTTCTTCGCAGAGCAGAGGACCCTACCTTTACAGTAGGTTCTACTATTTGTACTTATAGTAGTGGAATTTGCGCGCTTCGCTTCCCAAATGGATTAAGTAGTGCTACACTAGGGTTTAATATGGGAACCTCCCTAACCTATGCAGACATGAACCTTACAGCAGGAACAACCTACTACTACCGCTTAGAGCTATACGGAAATTGCGTAGGAACAAATGGAGGAACTTTAGATGTATATGAACGCAATCTATCTCTGGTTCAAATAAAACGTTGAAGTTTTTTCACACTCCTTCTAATTCGGTAATTTTAAGGTACCATCGTTCTTTAAGTTTTTCAACTATAATTTTGCCATTAAGGTCAATCTCTTTTTCTATTTTGGGAACTTCTTTGCCATAGTAATACAGGAATGCAACCGTAACCTGAAAGTTATGGTCTATCAAGTGGATAACTTGTTGCTCTTTGTTTAGTATAATTTCATCAAACTTGTGAGTGCGCATAAAATTACGCACGCGTTTAAGTGCATCTAAATCTATGTTTTGGTTACGGCTGCGCATGTTTTGTAAAATAAGCGAATCTTGTGTGTCTGCATTGATGCGCTCCGTGTAACAATACAAAATGTCAGGAATACCTTGAAGTAGCTTATGTTCAGCTTTTTTGAAGTATCTTTTTGGATACTGTGCTCTACAACCTACACCAATTGTAATAATAATTAAAATTACAAAGTACAACAAACTTTGTTTCATAACAAGGTTTTGAAAGGTTGAGTAACAAATAAACGATTTATGCAGAATTTTTTGTTTCATTCATATTTTCTAAACTGCACAAAATCAAAATACAATTTACGGCTACCATCAGGTAAAAGCTCTACTCGCCGCTCCGTAGTGCTGGCGTAGCAAGGTATGATATCTTTCATTTGTTCAACAAAATGATAAGTGAAAGTAAATTCGCCCATTACATGAATCGCGGCACACCCAGGATATTCGTTCAAAATTCTTTCTTTGTACTCCTGTACTAAATTTTGAACCTGCTTTTCAGTATATTCAGGGGGAATGTTAGGGAATTCTAAATCTATCACCTTGCCAAACTGATGAATTGCCGCTTCTTTTTGCTTATCTGTCCATCCTTCAAACTTATGGTTAGTGAAGTTAAGCAAAAAGCGCTCTTGAACAGGTTTAATTTCAGGGATTGACTCAATAGTTGGGATCTCTGCGAGTTTTTGAGTAATCTCACTATGATAACTTGTTAGATTTTTAAGCATTTTATCGTAAGATGATGATGTTTCAGTATATCCTGCGTGATTTAGGTCATTTCTCAAAGTGCTAAGACTCGAACTTACTTTGACTATTTCTTTAAAGTTTGGGATGCGGTCTATTTTATCTAACAATTCATCTTCTTTGGGTTTATCTTTTAATTTGTAACTCCACTTCTGTCTTTCTTTACCTTGACCTGTAAAACTCAAATAACCCGAAATTACCTCTCTTATGTCTTTATCCTCATAATTCTCACCTATACTTTTTGCCACAAATGATATTACATATTCATGCAGTAAAGTCGCTGCTTGCTGAATTTTACCTTTGTCTATACAATATTTAACTGCAATTTGCTGGTTTTCTAATGCGTTTTTTCGGAACTCGGACATTTCTCCTTTTATTTCATCAAAAAGTGGAGTAAAGGCAGGAATAAAGTCTTGGTTTATACTTTCAATTTGATGGGCTACATCGGCAAAGTTACCTTCAATTAAGTCTTTGGAGCGACATACCTCAATGTATTCTGTAAACTCTTCAAGCTTTTGAGTAATGTTGCGAGTAATACTTGCATTAGCATCTTTGCCTTTTGTCTCTGCAAGTATAGGTTTGATTTGAGTTTGCGCTAAACTTGCCAAATGTTTTGCATTTCCATTTTTAATAAAATCATACGTAGCTAGTGTCCATTCTTGAAGAGCATGAAAAGAAGTAATATCTATGATGGGGTTAGTTTCTCGCTCTTTTTCAAACTCACCGTAGTAAATTCCTATTACTTCTATGTTTTTAAGCATTTTGCTATATGGCAGCAAAATAACTAAAAGCATGGGCATGTATCTGAATGCATGCGTAATATCTATTATTAGTTGGCTATTTTCGGGGATATTTTGGTAAATAGTCGTAAAAATATTCCATATCTCTGCTGTATTTTGGGCTTCTGTAATATAAACAGGTTTGAAGGAGATATTTAGAGGCTCGATATCTCGAGCTAGTTCATTACAATGTTTCTCTTTGGCTTTGGGTGTAGTAAAAATGAGTACTTCATCTATCTTTACATTATTTACTTTTGAAACCAGCTCAAGGATAGCCTTCTGAACAAATTTGGTGGGTTGCGCGGATTCATTTTGATAGGTATAGGTGGTTGACTTATAATCTCCTGTACCTAATGTAGAGATGAAAATAGTCTTTTTAGTCATGCTGTAAAAGTATAAAATTTTCGTACAAAACAAGATAAAATGCAGTAGGTTTATCTATTTTTGTAGTATGATAACGTTGAATAACGTAGGTTTTGCTTTTGGTAATCGTTTTTTGTATAGGAATGTAAGTTTTCAAATTCATGCAGGGGATAAAATTGGATTGATTGGCGCAAATGGTACGGGTAAATCTACTTTACTTCGTTTAATAGCAGGTGAATACTCTTGCACAGAAGGCGAAATTAGCACTATAAAAGGTTTGACTATTGGCTTTTTGAATCAAGATTTATTGAGTTATCAAAGTGAAAAGTCTATTTTATCAGTAGCATTAGAAGCATACGAAAGTGCTATTCAATTACAAAAAGAAATAGATGCACTTATTGAACAATTAGAAACAAAGTATGATGAAAATTTAGCCTATCAATTGAGTGAAAAACAAGCAGAATTTGAACATTTAGGCGGGTATGAAATGGAGCATAATGCAGCGCGGGTATTATCAGGATTAGGTTTTACTACGCAGGATTTGCAAAAGCCCCTATATACCTTTTCAGGCGGTTGGCGTATGCGAGTTATGTTAGCTAAAATTTTACTTCAAAAGCCCCATCTGCTGCTCTTGGACGAACCTACCAACCACTTAGATTTACCTTCTATTGAATGGTTAGAAGAATACATTCGTTTGTACCCAGGGGCTATGGTTATTGTATCTCATGATAGGAATTTTTTGGATCGAGTTGTGAATAAAATAGCCGAAGTATATCAAGAAAAAATTACTCTATACAATGGAAATTATACACACTTCGTAGAGCAAAAAGCTGAAAGAATTGCTGCACAGCAAGCTCAATACAAAAACCAACAACAAAGGATTAAAGAGTTGGAGCGTTTTATTGATAGGTTCAGAGCAAAAGCCACTAAAGCCGCCCAAGTGCAGAGTAAAATAAAAATGTTAGAAAAAATGGAGCGAGTAGAAAAAGTAGAGGAAGATAATCCACAGATTGACTTCAAGTTTGTAGTAAGTACGGTTTCTGGTAAAGATGTGCTGCGATTAGAAAACATTAGTAAGTCATACGACCAAGTAAAAGTATTAGAACGTTCGGATGCCATAGTCGTGCGTGGGGATAAAGTTGGTTTAATAGGTGCAAATGGCAAAGGAAAATCTACTTTGCTGCGAATCATTGCAGGCATAGAACCTTTTGAAGGACATAGACAGGTCGGGCATAATGTAAAAATAAGCTTTTTTGCACAGCATCAATTAGAAAGCTTGAACCTAAATAATGACATTTTAACCGAGTTAGAACAACATGCCCCACACTTGACCACAGCCTACTTGCGAACTGTATTAGGTTGCTTTATGTTCAGTGGCGAAGATGTATTCAAACCTATTAAAATTCTATCAGGAGGTGAAAAATCTCGGGTAGCCTTAGCCAAAACACTTACTTCTGGAGCTAATTTTCTCTTACTAGACGAACCTACTAACCATTTAGACATGGCTTCCATCAATGCGCTAATTCAAGCTCTAGAGCAGTACGAAGGAACGTATATTGTCATTTCTCACGACCGCTATTTTTTATCGCAGGTAACCAATAAGATATGGTACATTGAAAACTATCAAATCAAAGAGTACTTAGGCGGTTATACCGAATTTGAACAGTGGTACAAAGCACGGCAGACCAATCTAAACATAGTAGCTTCACAAAGTAATTTACAAAAGGTAGAAAGTAAAGCAAAGAGTTCTGCCACACAGCAGCAAAAAATAAAGTCTGTTAGTTCTCAAAAAAGAATAGCACAGATTGAAGCACAGATTTATGAAAAAGAAAGTCAAATTTGTCAAATAGAGCAGGAACTCGCTAATCCTGACGTGTATCAGGATAAAGAAAGGTTTGAGTTGCTTACTCAACGTTACCAAATTTTGAAAAATGAGGTAGAAGCCCTCATGGTAGAGTGGGAAAGCTACATTACATAAAAGTTTTTAAGCAAATTTGTGTAAGGTCAAAATTACTTTTTGTATGAGAAGTATAGTTCTATCCTTGATTGTAGTGGCGTGTGCATGTATGTGCATGCTCACTTCTTGTAGTATTATTCAAAGCAACAATAAGGAGAGTTTTGTAG
This region of Bacteroidia bacterium genomic DNA includes:
- the csx2 gene encoding TIGR02221 family CRISPR-associated protein, encoding MTKKTIFISTLGTGDYKSTTYTYQNESAQPTKFVQKAILELVSKVNNVKIDEVLIFTTPKAKEKHCNELARDIEPLNISFKPVYITEAQNTAEIWNIFTTIYQNIPENSQLIIDITHAFRYMPMLLVILLPYSKMLKNIEVIGIYYGEFEKERETNPIIDITSFHALQEWTLATYDFIKNGNAKHLASLAQTQIKPILAETKGKDANASITRNITQKLEEFTEYIEVCRSKDLIEGNFADVAHQIESINQDFIPAFTPLFDEIKGEMSEFRKNALENQQIAVKYCIDKGKIQQAATLLHEYVISFVAKSIGENYEDKDIREVISGYLSFTGQGKERQKWSYKLKDKPKEDELLDKIDRIPNFKEIVKVSSSLSTLRNDLNHAGYTETSSSYDKMLKNLTSYHSEITQKLAEIPTIESIPEIKPVQERFLLNFTNHKFEGWTDKQKEAAIHQFGKVIDLEFPNIPPEYTEKQVQNLVQEYKERILNEYPGCAAIHVMGEFTFTYHFVEQMKDIIPCYASTTERRVELLPDGSRKLYFDFVQFRKYE
- a CDS encoding ABC-F family ATP-binding cassette domain-containing protein; the encoded protein is MITLNNVGFAFGNRFLYRNVSFQIHAGDKIGLIGANGTGKSTLLRLIAGEYSCTEGEISTIKGLTIGFLNQDLLSYQSEKSILSVALEAYESAIQLQKEIDALIEQLETKYDENLAYQLSEKQAEFEHLGGYEMEHNAARVLSGLGFTTQDLQKPLYTFSGGWRMRVMLAKILLQKPHLLLLDEPTNHLDLPSIEWLEEYIRLYPGAMVIVSHDRNFLDRVVNKIAEVYQEKITLYNGNYTHFVEQKAERIAAQQAQYKNQQQRIKELERFIDRFRAKATKAAQVQSKIKMLEKMERVEKVEEDNPQIDFKFVVSTVSGKDVLRLENISKSYDQVKVLERSDAIVVRGDKVGLIGANGKGKSTLLRIIAGIEPFEGHRQVGHNVKISFFAQHQLESLNLNNDILTELEQHAPHLTTAYLRTVLGCFMFSGEDVFKPIKILSGGEKSRVALAKTLTSGANFLLLDEPTNHLDMASINALIQALEQYEGTYIVISHDRYFLSQVTNKIWYIENYQIKEYLGGYTEFEQWYKARQTNLNIVASQSNLQKVESKAKSSATQQQKIKSVSSQKRIAQIEAQIYEKESQICQIEQELANPDVYQDKERFELLTQRYQILKNEVEALMVEWESYIT